From the Scatophagus argus isolate fScaArg1 chromosome 21, fScaArg1.pri, whole genome shotgun sequence genome, one window contains:
- the lyrm1 gene encoding LYR motif containing protein 1 isoform X2, translating to MTASTRRAVLSLYMRVFRIARNWHAQSGLISDTDTERKYILQEARTLFRQNQQLTDQESIKRCIEECEARIEIGLHYRNPYPRATYLPPLGLATQKGRKLRAQQRLRKQAKPIYLQSQDET from the exons ATGACGGCCTCCACTCGCAGGGCGGTGTTGTCACTGTATATGCGGGTGTTTCGCATCGCCCGAAACTGGCATGCACAGAGTGGGCTTATAAGTGACACAGATACTGAGAGAAAGTACATACTTCAGGAGGCGCGCACTCTGTTCAGGCAGAACCAGCAG ctcacaGACCAAGAATCAATAAAGAGGTGTATAGAAGAATGTGAAGCAAGGATAGAAATAG GTCTGCATTACAGGAACCCTTATCCAAGGGCT ACCTATTTACCACCACTGGGACTGGCGACTCAGAAAGGCAGGAAGCTGCGAGCACAGCAGCGCCTGAGGAAGCAGGCCAAGCCAATTTACTTACAGTCACAAGACGAGACCTGA
- the lyrm1 gene encoding LYR motif containing protein 1 isoform X1, producing MCFCCPTVEQASSPETVGDCYFQAPMTASTRRAVLSLYMRVFRIARNWHAQSGLISDTDTERKYILQEARTLFRQNQQLTDQESIKRCIEECEARIEIGLHYRNPYPRATYLPPLGLATQKGRKLRAQQRLRKQAKPIYLQSQDET from the exons atgtgtttctgctgtccTACTGTCGAACAAGCCTCTTCACCAGAGACAGTCG GTGACTGCTATTTTCAAGCCCCGATGACGGCCTCCACTCGCAGGGCGGTGTTGTCACTGTATATGCGGGTGTTTCGCATCGCCCGAAACTGGCATGCACAGAGTGGGCTTATAAGTGACACAGATACTGAGAGAAAGTACATACTTCAGGAGGCGCGCACTCTGTTCAGGCAGAACCAGCAG ctcacaGACCAAGAATCAATAAAGAGGTGTATAGAAGAATGTGAAGCAAGGATAGAAATAG GTCTGCATTACAGGAACCCTTATCCAAGGGCT ACCTATTTACCACCACTGGGACTGGCGACTCAGAAAGGCAGGAAGCTGCGAGCACAGCAGCGCCTGAGGAAGCAGGCCAAGCCAATTTACTTACAGTCACAAGACGAGACCTGA